In Candidatus Neomarinimicrobiota bacterium, a genomic segment contains:
- a CDS encoding cupin domain-containing protein, which produces MTLEKINLKEKFSMFSKYWSPRVVAEMNDYQFKLVKIKGEFVWHEHKDTDEVFIVIEGSMSIEFQDGIVELSEGEMFVVPKGVGHKTFAESECKIMLVEPKGVINTGETGGEMTAPNDVWV; this is translated from the coding sequence GTGACATTAGAAAAAATCAATCTAAAAGAAAAATTCTCAATGTTCTCAAAATACTGGTCCCCGCGTGTGGTTGCTGAAATGAATGATTATCAGTTTAAACTCGTCAAAATTAAAGGCGAGTTTGTTTGGCACGAACACAAAGATACAGATGAAGTCTTTATAGTGATTGAAGGGTCAATGAGCATTGAGTTTCAGGATGGTATAGTCGAATTGTCGGAAGGAGAAATGTTTGTCGTCCCGAAAGGTGTGGGACACAAGACTTTTGCGGAAAGCGAATGTAAAATAATGCTTGTTGAACCAAAGGGTGTAATAAACACTGGTGAAACAGGCGGTGAGATGACAGCACCCAATGATGTT